Proteins encoded together in one Eublepharis macularius isolate TG4126 chromosome 2, MPM_Emac_v1.0, whole genome shotgun sequence window:
- the TSSC4 gene encoding protein TSSC4 → MGDEGAGEPFVGIVAGEAKDYEGALPSDTVSLSDSDSDDFGLPDEAEVDTVSPEESLPLDDMRSESDESSGPLHGTRRSPVQPFHLKGMSSSFSQRSQSIFDCLEGAAKRAVPSLAEDNVIDGRFKRPLPPPSLSNKMPAENLGRPSRQPLSPKSSPAVPDYVAHPERWTKYSLDGVSETSDKANRSIAMEFLEGLREKKGEQSTTCFESYAPSFNQDPSSSGVGRIVFTKPSKASLDGSERKRAAVEEEEEGEEAKTKPTETKQEFRGKPQKRSSNQKEDEKVGLDHLGSGIKGVEDQKPLKMDELSVQKGPDTDSAEAHEDTVMGTVGFHGSKKRSRKHFRPKASLDEEEEDS, encoded by the coding sequence ATGGGAGATGAAGGTGCAGGTGAACCTTTTGTTGGTATAGTGGCTGGAGAGGCCAAAGATTATGAAGGTGCCCTTCCCTCAGACACAGTGTCATTGAGTGATTCAGATTCAGATGACTTTGGGTTGCCAGATGAGGCTGAAGTTGACACAGTATCCCCTGAAGAATCCCTACCCTTGGATGACATGAGAAGTGAATCAGATGAAAGTAGTGGCCCTCTGCACGGCACTCGTAGGTCACCTGTCCAGCCATTTCACCTGAAAGGCATGAGCTCCAGCTTCTCCCAGCGCAGCCAAAGCATCTTTGATTGTCTGGAAGGGGCAGCCAAACGTGCAGTACCCTCACTGGCTGAAGACAACGTTATTGATGGAAGGTTTAAGCGCCCCCTACCTCCACCCAGCCTTTCAAACAAGATGCCTGCAGAAAACCTTGGAAGACCAAGCAGGCAACCACTGTCTCCTAAAAGCTCTCCTGCAGTACCTGACTATGTGGCACACCCAGAACGCTGGACCAAGTACAGTTTAGATGGCGTTTCAGAGACTAGTGATAAGGCCAACAGATCAATTGCCATGGAGTTTCTGGAGGGCttgagggagaagaaaggagagcAAAGTACTACCTGTTTTGAAAGCTACGCCCCATCTTTCAACCAGGATCCCTCCAGCTCTGGGGTTGGAAGGATTGTCTTTACCAAGCCTTCAAAGGCAAGTTTAGATGGCTCAGAAAGGAAAAGAGCAGctgtggaggaggaagaggagggagaagaggccAAGACCAAGCCTACTGAGACAAAGCAGGAGTTCAGAGGAAAACCTCAAAAAAGATCTAGCAACCAGAAGGAAGATGAAAAGGTTGGACTAGATCACTTAGGTAGCGGTATAAAGGGAGTGGAAGATCAGAAGCCATTGAAGATGGACGAGCTGAGTGTTCAAAAAGGACCCGACACAGATTCTGCTGAGGCACATGAAGATACAGTCATGGGAACTGTGGGATTCCATGGCAGCAAGAAACGCAGCAGGAAACATTTCCGACCCAAAGCCAGTTTGGACGAAGAGGAGGAAGACAGCTAA